One stretch of Eupeodes corollae chromosome 2, idEupCoro1.1, whole genome shotgun sequence DNA includes these proteins:
- the LOC129947116 gene encoding uncharacterized protein LOC129947116, which produces MESSKNPNTKTSQFELMVQFMTSHSDLAKGYLKSPEARQKSKQLWLNLSANLNAEGPPQRDVVGWKKVWADFKVHTKAKLRKNRINISATGGGPPKYYSLNALEEKVIELLDLNQAVDGMQRSLCFGVAPTPIHI; this is translated from the exons at GGAATCATCAAAAAATCCGAACACGAAGACATCACAATTTGAACTAATGGTGCAATTCATGACTAGCCATTCAGATTTGGCTAAAGGATATTTAAAATCTCCCGAGGCAAGACAAAAGTCCAAACAGTTGTGGCTAAATTTATCTGCAAATTTGAATGCTGAAGGTCCTCCGCAGCGTGATGTTGTCGGTTGGAAAAAG GTTTGGGCTGATTTTAAAGTTCATACGAAAGCTAAGTTAcgaaaaaacagaataaatataTCCGCAACTGGAGGTGGTCCACctaaatattattctttgaaTGCTTTAGAAGAGAAAGTAATTGAGTTGCTAGATTTAAATCAAGCAGTTGATGGGATGCAAAGGTCTCTATGCTTCGGTGTTGCACCTACACCTATCCatatttaa